From Pseudoxanthomonas sp. CF385, a single genomic window includes:
- a CDS encoding LytTR family DNA-binding domain-containing protein, with the protein MNFRGVIAEDEELLRTALSSLLKEAWPQLEIVAECEDGASALESIAEMQPDVAFLDIRMPGLTGIEVARGLADASPRTQVVFVTAYDQYAIDAFEQGAIDYLLKPITRERLLATVQRIQARAAAGHPDGATLDALLRHLSARQAAPSKPPLVWITASAGKDTKLIMVDDVAYFQADNKYTTVMTAEGESLLRTPLRELLDSLDATTFKQIHRSTIVNMKAVASVSRDDTGRGRLKLKTRPETLTVSQPFMSLFRNM; encoded by the coding sequence ATGAACTTCCGGGGCGTGATCGCCGAAGACGAGGAGCTGCTGCGCACCGCCCTGTCCTCGCTGCTGAAGGAGGCCTGGCCGCAGCTGGAGATCGTGGCCGAATGCGAGGACGGCGCCAGTGCGCTGGAATCGATCGCCGAGATGCAGCCGGACGTGGCCTTCCTCGACATCCGCATGCCCGGCCTGACGGGCATCGAGGTCGCCCGCGGCCTGGCCGATGCCAGCCCGCGCACGCAGGTGGTGTTCGTCACCGCGTACGACCAGTACGCCATCGACGCGTTCGAACAAGGCGCGATCGATTACCTGCTGAAGCCGATCACCCGCGAACGGTTGCTGGCCACCGTGCAGCGCATCCAGGCACGCGCGGCGGCGGGGCATCCGGATGGCGCCACCCTGGACGCGTTGCTGCGCCATCTGTCGGCGCGCCAGGCCGCACCGTCCAAGCCGCCGCTGGTGTGGATCACCGCCAGCGCGGGCAAGGACACCAAGCTGATCATGGTGGACGACGTGGCCTACTTCCAGGCCGACAACAAGTACACCACGGTGATGACGGCCGAAGGCGAATCGCTGTTGCGCACGCCGCTGCGCGAACTGCTGGATTCGCTGGACGCCACCACCTTCAAGCAGATCCACCGCTCCACCATCGTCAACATGAAGGCCGTGGCCTCGGTCAGCCGCGACGACACCGGCCGCGGCCGGCTGAAGCTGAAGACCCGTCCGGAGACGCTGACCGTCAGTCAGCCCTTCATGAGCCTGTTCCGCAACATGTAG
- a CDS encoding LysR family transcriptional regulator, translating into MTLTQLRYLVAIADADLNITLAAARVHATQPGLSKQLKQLEDELGFLLFVRKGRSLESITPAGQEVIERSRLVLAEANNIRTYAANQRRESQGQLVLVTTHTQARFVLPPAIAQIKRDYPQVSVHLQQAPESTALDLLTQGDADMAVVSTAGDQPQAGIAVPLYRWRRLVLVPRGHALEQAGGVPGMADLAGQPLISYESSTRPGSSLQRAFAKVGLEPNIALTALDADLIKTYVRAGLGVGLLAEMAVSAADTDLRAWAAPAEVKECIAWAVLPRERVLRDYALDLVRALAPQIDRRDLRRVIDGNQDPDWPEPPTWQALTQTITS; encoded by the coding sequence ATGACGCTGACCCAACTCCGCTACCTGGTGGCGATCGCCGATGCCGACCTGAACATCACGCTGGCGGCGGCGCGCGTGCATGCCACCCAGCCGGGCCTGTCCAAGCAGCTCAAGCAGCTGGAGGACGAACTCGGTTTCCTGCTGTTCGTCCGCAAGGGCCGCAGCCTGGAAAGCATCACCCCGGCCGGCCAGGAAGTGATCGAGCGCTCGCGCCTGGTGCTGGCCGAAGCCAACAACATCCGTACCTACGCCGCCAACCAGCGCCGCGAGAGCCAGGGCCAGCTGGTGCTGGTGACCACGCACACCCAGGCGCGCTTCGTGTTGCCGCCGGCCATCGCCCAGATCAAGCGCGACTATCCGCAGGTCAGCGTCCACCTGCAGCAGGCGCCGGAAAGCACCGCGCTCGACCTGCTGACCCAGGGCGACGCGGACATGGCGGTGGTCAGCACCGCGGGCGACCAGCCGCAGGCCGGCATCGCCGTGCCGCTGTACCGGTGGCGTCGCCTGGTGCTGGTGCCGCGCGGGCATGCGCTGGAACAGGCCGGCGGCGTGCCGGGCATGGCTGATCTCGCCGGCCAGCCGCTGATCAGTTACGAGTCTTCGACCCGTCCCGGCTCGTCGCTGCAGCGCGCCTTCGCCAAGGTCGGGCTGGAACCGAACATCGCCCTCACGGCGCTCGACGCGGACCTGATCAAGACCTACGTGCGTGCCGGTCTCGGCGTGGGCCTGCTGGCGGAGATGGCGGTGAGCGCGGCGGACACCGACCTGCGCGCGTGGGCGGCGCCGGCGGAAGTGAAGGAGTGCATCGCCTGGGCGGTGCTGCCGCGCGAACGCGTGCTGCGCGACTACGCGCTGGACCTGGTGCGCGCGCTGGCACCCCAGATCGATCGCCGCGACCTGCGCCGGGTGATCGACGGCAACCAGGATCCCGATTGGCCCGAGCCGCCGACCTGGCAGGCGCTGACCCAGACCATCACCAGCTAG